Proteins from one Clostridium cellulovorans 743B genomic window:
- a CDS encoding beta-ketoacyl synthase N-terminal-like domain-containing protein yields MKKKIDFSQISMQSGLKRNDKPVKKISENDIAIIGMSCRFPMSDNPDEFWSILRNEVECIRELPEDRRKDVEKYLEYTDFIKGDYEFLRAGYIDEVDKFDYKFFNMTPNEAKVMDPNQRLFLETAWKTLEDAGYGGDVLRGSRTGVYVGYKAALSNVYQKYIADVQPNLIPVSIFGNKPPMMASRISYFLDLKGPSMIIDTACSATLIALHLACSGIRRGDCDMALVGSCKMIAIPIDGIEENIGIESKDCRTRTFDDNSNGTCPGEGVASVLIKSLSKAIEDGDNIYAVIKGSAINQDGKSIGVAVPSADAQADVISKAWMDAGVDPETVSYIETHGTATKLGDPIEVSGLKKAFERFTDKKQFCAIGAVKTNIGHLDNSSSIAGLIKTILSLKNKEIPASINYNVPNRNLDFINSPVYVNYKTKPWETDGEPRRCGITGVGLNGTNCHVVLEEASGQDENQNKITAPEIFTLSAKTEYSLKQYIKEYKKLIDDKKEINISNLIYTTNIGKGDYKYRIAFVFEGEEEFKKKIREINCFDLGKNNDNGFYFKVLEDAVTLDGTDLSQLLNFDKVSKEANEKVKHFIIGERENKELLKEICSLYVQGADINWKDFYQKVDRRRISTPTYPFEPTRCWVEVPNKKKKINLDDFSSILGSNILPKDIADELQAVYEKCKVYIDVNELVEEEVKVKLKGNETDEYTETEKVIAIIWSEMLGYEELSIKHTLFDLGGDSVLAFKIVNKINEKLDTTLVVVDLLKNPTIESISKLIDEKNIEVLS; encoded by the coding sequence GTGAAAAAGAAAATAGATTTTAGTCAAATTAGTATGCAATCAGGATTAAAGCGTAATGATAAACCGGTTAAAAAGATTTCAGAAAATGATATTGCGATAATTGGTATGTCATGTAGATTTCCTATGAGTGATAACCCTGATGAATTTTGGAGTATTCTTCGCAATGAAGTTGAATGCATTAGAGAACTTCCAGAAGATAGAAGAAAAGATGTAGAAAAATATCTTGAATATACAGATTTTATAAAGGGTGACTATGAATTTTTAAGAGCTGGATACATAGATGAAGTGGATAAGTTTGATTATAAATTTTTTAACATGACACCAAATGAAGCTAAAGTCATGGATCCAAATCAAAGATTGTTTTTAGAGACAGCGTGGAAGACCTTGGAGGATGCTGGATACGGTGGAGATGTCCTTAGAGGCAGCAGGACTGGAGTATATGTTGGATATAAGGCAGCTTTAAGCAATGTTTATCAAAAATACATAGCAGATGTACAGCCTAATCTTATACCAGTATCTATATTCGGAAACAAACCACCTATGATGGCAAGTAGAATTTCATATTTTCTAGATTTAAAGGGTCCAAGCATGATAATTGATACAGCTTGCTCAGCTACTCTTATTGCTTTACATCTTGCTTGCTCTGGTATAAGACGAGGCGACTGTGATATGGCTCTTGTAGGAAGTTGCAAAATGATAGCTATACCTATCGATGGAATAGAAGAGAATATAGGTATAGAATCAAAGGATTGCAGGACTAGAACTTTTGATGATAATTCCAATGGTACTTGCCCAGGGGAAGGGGTTGCATCAGTATTAATAAAATCTTTAAGCAAAGCCATTGAAGATGGAGATAATATATATGCTGTAATTAAAGGTAGCGCTATCAATCAAGACGGTAAATCAATTGGCGTTGCAGTACCTAGTGCTGATGCACAGGCTGATGTAATTAGCAAGGCATGGATGGATGCAGGAGTTGACCCAGAGACTGTTTCTTATATAGAAACTCATGGAACAGCTACTAAATTAGGTGACCCAATTGAAGTATCAGGATTAAAAAAGGCTTTTGAAAGATTTACTGATAAAAAACAATTTTGTGCTATAGGAGCTGTAAAAACTAATATTGGGCATCTAGATAACTCTTCGTCAATAGCAGGGTTAATTAAAACGATTCTGTCCCTTAAAAACAAAGAGATTCCAGCTTCAATAAACTATAATGTTCCTAATAGAAACCTTGATTTTATCAATTCACCGGTATATGTAAATTATAAAACAAAACCTTGGGAGACTGATGGCGAGCCTAGAAGATGTGGTATAACAGGGGTAGGATTGAATGGAACTAACTGCCATGTTGTATTAGAAGAAGCTAGTGGACAAGATGAAAATCAAAACAAGATAACAGCACCAGAAATATTTACTTTGTCTGCTAAAACTGAGTACTCACTTAAACAATATATTAAAGAGTATAAAAAGTTAATAGATGATAAAAAAGAAATAAACATTAGTAATTTAATTTATACAACTAATATAGGTAAGGGAGATTATAAATATAGAATAGCTTTTGTATTTGAAGGTGAAGAAGAGTTTAAGAAAAAAATTAGAGAGATTAATTGTTTTGATCTAGGCAAAAACAATGATAATGGTTTCTATTTTAAGGTATTAGAAGATGCAGTTACATTAGATGGCACGGATTTATCACAGTTATTAAACTTTGATAAAGTTAGTAAGGAAGCCAATGAAAAGGTAAAACATTTTATTATTGGAGAAAGAGAGAACAAAGAATTACTTAAAGAAATTTGTAGTCTTTATGTTCAAGGTGCTGATATAAATTGGAAAGACTTTTACCAGAAGGTAGACAGAAGAAGGATTAGTACTCCAACATATCCTTTTGAGCCTACAAGATGTTGGGTAGAAGTTCCGAATAAGAAGAAGAAAATTAATTTAGATGACTTTAGTAGTATTCTAGGAAGCAATATATTACCCAAGGATATAGCTGATGAACTTCAAGCAGTATATGAAAAGTGCAAGGTATATATAGATGTAAATGAATTAGTTGAAGAAGAAGTCAAAGTAAAACTCAAAGGTAATGAAACGGATGAGTATACGGAAACCGAAAAAGTTATTGCTATCATATGGAGTGAAATGCTAGGCTACGAGGAATTGAGTATAAAGCATACTTTATTTGATTTAGGTGGCGATTCTGTACTTGCATTTAAGATTGTTAATAAAATAAATGAAAAGCTAGATACAACCCTAGTAGTAGTAGATTTATTAAAAAATCCGACGATTGAAAGTATTTCAAAGCTAATAGATGAGAAAAATATTGAAGTTTTAAGTTAG
- a CDS encoding ACP S-malonyltransferase, translating into MERIALVFPGQGSQYPGMGKLLYEEYQEARDVFNEANEVLGYDLAALCFNGTVGQLGNPEKMFPAILTVSVAAYKVYMKLVGIKPVLCAGHSLGEYAAMTCSGMMEFKDALKIVALRGVLANKVTASLDGIMTVVDGIDRFILQKACEEASINDKKAVISCYNSDEQFVIAGNQDAVMKVEDNVLTMGGTVTPMFMSAPFHSFIMEEASSILRGELEKCSFEDGNFPVISNVEARPYAGKECVVDLLSKQLVYPVRWKEIMDYFKEQKINLVIELGPQNILRNLSKINMKTVQTFSFLNVDDIKTLMEFTLKDRKKYFSVVDECLKVAASVPNKNWEKDEYRETVVESYKSLEQLRFNLINEGRNASEEEAEIALSVLKEVLKGKKVSEENQQQLVGEVLTNSGLILN; encoded by the coding sequence TTGGAGAGAATAGCGTTAGTTTTCCCAGGACAGGGTTCTCAATATCCAGGAATGGGAAAGTTATTATACGAGGAATATCAAGAAGCAAGGGATGTTTTTAATGAAGCTAATGAAGTTTTAGGATATGACTTAGCAGCGTTGTGTTTTAATGGAACAGTAGGGCAGTTAGGTAACCCTGAAAAAATGTTTCCAGCAATTTTAACTGTCAGCGTTGCGGCATATAAGGTTTACATGAAACTAGTAGGTATTAAACCTGTTTTATGTGCAGGACATAGTTTAGGAGAATATGCAGCTATGACTTGCAGCGGTATGATGGAGTTTAAAGATGCCTTAAAAATTGTGGCTTTAAGAGGTGTTTTAGCTAATAAAGTTACAGCGTCTCTAGATGGAATAATGACAGTCGTTGATGGAATAGATAGATTCATTTTACAAAAAGCGTGTGAAGAAGCTTCCATAAATGATAAAAAGGCAGTTATTTCTTGCTATAACTCAGATGAACAATTTGTTATAGCTGGTAACCAAGATGCAGTTATGAAGGTTGAAGATAATGTTCTTACAATGGGAGGGACTGTAACTCCAATGTTTATGAGTGCACCATTTCATAGCTTTATTATGGAAGAAGCATCATCAATTTTAAGAGGAGAACTTGAAAAGTGCAGTTTTGAAGACGGCAATTTCCCGGTTATATCCAATGTCGAAGCTAGACCATATGCGGGTAAAGAATGTGTTGTTGATCTCCTTTCAAAGCAGCTTGTATATCCTGTTAGATGGAAAGAAATCATGGACTATTTCAAAGAACAAAAAATCAACTTAGTCATTGAATTAGGACCACAAAATATATTAAGAAATCTTTCAAAAATCAATATGAAGACAGTACAGACTTTTTCATTCCTAAACGTGGATGACATAAAAACCTTAATGGAATTTACTCTTAAGGATAGAAAGAAATATTTCTCAGTTGTGGATGAATGTTTAAAGGTTGCAGCTTCAGTACCAAACAAGAACTGGGAAAAGGATGAATATAGAGAAACTGTAGTAGAATCCTATAAATCTCTTGAGCAGCTTAGATTTAATCTGATAAATGAGGGCAGAAATGCATCAGAAGAAGAAGCAGAAATAGCACTTTCCGTATTAAAAGAGGTTCTTAAAGGTAAAAAGGTAAGTGAAGAAAATCAGCAGCAATTGGTTGGAGAAGTTTTAACGAATAGCGGACTAATTTTAAATTAG
- a CDS encoding non-ribosomal peptide synthetase produces MKNDSIQNRISLNASKMPDKIAIQKGNELTTYGELEKKSNTIAEFLRQNLSDDKKVFLMLDKGAELIESMVGVIKAGGIFVPLDPNFPEKRQLLMINECLGDVIITSSKYLEKVCSIAKCIVSKVKVLTMDEPEDYNKYVEHISLYKFNEIEEQPSNNEILLNKNCYIYFTSGSTGIPKAILGRHRSLLHYIDWEIREFNLDDNCKVSQLTSQSFDPFLRDIFVPLVSGGTVYIPDNDAILINPEILIKWINESSISVIHMVPSLLKVVVEYVKDKNSFPSLKYIMLAGEMLRGNDVKNFINKLGNSVQLVNLYGPTETTLAKFFYRISEDDVKRDRIPVGKPIDHTEAMILNENQMKCRIGEVGEVYIRTPFITSGYLNNKELTRQVFLKNPFGNNPADIIYKTGDLGFIHNDGKLELVGRADHQVKIRGIRIELGEIENKVLACNGIKDAVAVDKADRMNNKYICCYYTAEEEISPSSLREQLIQSLPEYMVPSQFIKIEKIPMTPNGKVDRKELIKIQAVEEENSSHVPPSNELEQRLVDIWKEVLGLTQIGITDNFFNVGGNSLLLVQLHARVDTEYPNQVDIMELYKKPTIQHLARLIGNTVNNKEIELNLKFLKVPYEYLVMKNTNNIVELAEFNIESKDYENISAVCSEERIELYTFLLAMYSYTLKETFEADELCLYSNILDETSVGILNIDFGNISDFSSLFESIHGIRAIESFSKDQLMDSNYSRKVDEVAIYFGVNERKEDNYVRSKFYDLAINLVVDKELITISFSYNDGKLNSAKMEELASRFIELIQIISQQYV; encoded by the coding sequence GTGAAGAATGACAGTATACAAAATAGAATAAGTTTAAATGCTTCTAAAATGCCTGACAAGATAGCAATTCAGAAAGGAAATGAGCTCACTACCTATGGCGAATTAGAAAAAAAATCAAATACAATTGCAGAGTTTCTAAGACAAAATTTAAGTGATGATAAGAAAGTTTTTCTAATGTTGGACAAGGGTGCAGAACTTATTGAATCAATGGTTGGGGTTATAAAAGCTGGAGGGATTTTTGTCCCTCTAGACCCTAACTTCCCAGAGAAAAGGCAACTCCTAATGATAAATGAATGCTTAGGGGACGTTATAATCACAAGTAGTAAATACTTAGAAAAGGTATGTAGTATCGCTAAGTGCATTGTCAGCAAAGTTAAAGTACTGACTATGGATGAACCTGAAGATTATAACAAATATGTAGAACATATTTCACTTTATAAGTTTAATGAAATAGAAGAGCAGCCAAGTAATAATGAAATTCTACTAAATAAGAATTGTTATATATATTTTACTTCTGGTTCAACAGGTATACCAAAAGCTATCTTAGGAAGACACAGAAGTTTATTACACTACATTGATTGGGAGATTAGGGAATTTAATTTAGATGATAATTGTAAGGTGAGTCAACTGACCTCTCAATCTTTTGATCCATTTTTAAGAGATATCTTTGTACCTTTAGTTAGTGGAGGAACAGTTTATATTCCTGATAATGATGCAATATTAATAAACCCAGAAATACTTATAAAATGGATTAATGAAAGCAGTATAAGCGTTATTCATATGGTTCCATCATTACTCAAGGTGGTAGTTGAATATGTAAAAGATAAAAACTCTTTCCCAAGCTTAAAATATATAATGTTGGCAGGGGAGATGTTAAGAGGTAATGATGTTAAGAATTTTATTAACAAGCTAGGTAATTCTGTACAACTTGTAAATTTATATGGGCCTACAGAAACAACGTTGGCAAAGTTCTTTTATAGGATTAGCGAAGATGATGTGAAAAGAGATCGTATCCCTGTTGGAAAGCCTATAGATCATACAGAAGCAATGATACTCAATGAGAATCAAATGAAATGCAGAATAGGTGAAGTCGGTGAAGTTTATATTAGGACTCCATTTATAACCTCTGGTTATTTAAATAATAAAGAATTAACTAGACAAGTATTTTTAAAAAATCCTTTTGGTAATAATCCCGCAGATATAATATATAAAACTGGTGATTTAGGTTTTATACATAATGACGGAAAGCTTGAACTTGTTGGAAGAGCTGACCATCAGGTGAAAATTCGTGGTATTAGAATAGAATTAGGCGAAATAGAGAATAAGGTTTTAGCATGTAATGGAATAAAAGATGCAGTTGCAGTTGATAAGGCTGATAGAATGAATAACAAATATATTTGCTGTTACTATACTGCTGAAGAAGAAATTTCACCTTCTAGCTTAAGGGAACAATTAATTCAGAGTCTACCAGAATATATGGTTCCATCACAATTTATAAAGATAGAAAAAATTCCAATGACGCCAAATGGAAAAGTTGATAGAAAAGAATTAATAAAGATACAAGCAGTTGAAGAAGAAAATAGTTCACATGTACCTCCAAGTAATGAATTAGAACAAAGACTTGTTGATATATGGAAAGAAGTACTTGGATTAACGCAAATAGGCATAACGGATAACTTCTTTAATGTTGGTGGAAATTCTCTTCTGTTAGTGCAATTACATGCTCGAGTAGATACGGAATATCCAAATCAAGTAGACATAATGGAACTTTATAAGAAACCTACGATTCAGCATTTGGCGAGATTAATTGGTAATACGGTTAATAACAAAGAGATAGAACTAAATCTTAAATTTTTAAAAGTACCATATGAATATTTAGTAATGAAAAATACAAATAACATAGTCGAATTAGCAGAATTTAATATAGAAAGTAAGGACTATGAAAATATTTCAGCTGTTTGTTCTGAAGAAAGAATAGAGCTTTACACTTTTTTATTAGCAATGTATTCATATACGCTGAAAGAAACTTTTGAAGCTGATGAACTATGTTTATACAGTAATATATTAGATGAAACTTCAGTAGGAATTTTGAATATAGACTTTGGGAATATCAGTGATTTCTCAAGTTTGTTCGAATCTATCCATGGTATTAGAGCTATCGAGAGTTTTTCAAAAGATCAGTTAATGGACTCTAATTACTCGCGTAAGGTTGATGAAGTAGCTATTTATTTCGGTGTAAATGAAAGAAAAGAAGATAACTACGTAAGAAGTAAATTTTATGATTTAGCTATTAACTTAGTGGTTGATAAAGAGTTAATTACTATAAGTTTTAGCTATAATGATGGCAAGTTGAACTCTGCTAAGATGGAAGAGCTGGCATCAAGATTTATCGAGCTGATACAGATAATTAGTCAGCAATACGTATAA